From Homalodisca vitripennis isolate AUS2020 unplaced genomic scaffold, UT_GWSS_2.1 ScUCBcl_4941;HRSCAF=11398, whole genome shotgun sequence, one genomic window encodes:
- the LOC124373161 gene encoding piggyBac transposable element-derived protein 4-like, with the protein MHLMRHRLGVGHSLYMDNYYNSVPLAATLLRESTYCTGTLRADRKYLPEEVKTAVLKKGETVARYAQGIAVAKWKDKRTVLYISTEFENEMAVSHNRYGQPRQKPLAIIHYNAEMSGVDRHDQLMAYYPAEHKSLRWYKKVFVHILQMGFINAFRLYKKSNPATKKSLYDFRIDLVHALLPPKERLLLRPVQRNQNRHVISKIPKLPNKARVSRRRCKQCQTEGRETRTIYFCAQCDGEPGLCALACFDKWHA; encoded by the coding sequence ATGCATCTCATGAGGCACAGATTGGGGGTGGGCCACTCGTTGTACATGGACAACTATTACAACAGTGTCCCACTGGCCGCAACTTTATTGAGGGAGTCCACCTACTGCACAGGCACCCTGAGAGCAGACCGCAAATACTTGCCGGAGGAGGTCAAAACAGCGGTCCTGAAAAAAGGAGAAACTGTGGCAAGATATGCCCAGGGGATAGCTGTCGCAAAGTGGAAAGATAAGCGAACAGTGCTCTATATTTCTACTGAGTTTGAGAATGAAATGGCAGTTTCCCACAACAGATATGGTCAACCTAGGCAGAAACCCTTGGCGATTATCCACTATAATGCCGAGATGTCTGGAGTGGACAGACACGACCAGTTGATGGCGTACTACCCGGCTGAACACAAGTCCTTGAGGTGGTACAAAAAGGTTTTTGTCCACATTCTTCAAATGGGTTTCATAAACGCATTCAGACTGTATAAAAAGTCCAACCCTGCCACAAAAAAATCTCTGTATGACTTCAGGATTGACCTTGTACATGCTCTGCTGCCTCCAAAGGAACGACTTCTACTGCGACCTGTCCAGAGAAACCAAAACCGGCACGTGATCTCTAAAATCCCCAAGCTGCCCAACAAAGCACGTGTATCCAGGAGACGCTGCAAACAGTGTCAAACCGAAGGCCGCGAAACACGCACAATTTATTTCTGTGCACAGTGTGATGGCGAACCAGGCTTGTGTGCATTGGCCTGTTTCGATAAGTGGCACGCCTGA